The Terriglobales bacterium genome includes a region encoding these proteins:
- a CDS encoding Ig-like domain repeat protein codes for MHMDHRLFLLRATAVFSLAAITFAPLTQAQKVTTTVTAGTNPFAIAVNPVTNKTYVVNKMSNNLTVIDGATNTTATVNTGTTPVAIAVNPATNKIYVANSGGNTVNVFEGVTNARATVSDPNATSPAAIAVNPVTNKIYVANAVSNNVTVINGVDNTFTTVTDPNASGPSAIAVNPVTNKIYVANRNSGNVTLIDGTSNSTTTIGVGSTPDAVAVNPVSNKVYVANENSTNVTVLDGAANTVITTVGAGSLPYALAVNPVSNRIYVANFGGTTVTVIDGAANTVITTVGVGSSPSAVAVDAVSNRIYVANFGGSTVTVINGADNTTTPVTVGTNPLAIAVNPVTNRIYAANNGSANVSVIDGATNNPATVAAGVQNSSLLPNNNVAVNPATNKVYIANFGDGVHASTVTVINGADNTTTSVNVGVGPQAVAVNPLTNKIYVANSGSNNVTVIDAGNSNAIATVGTGGFPDAIAVNPVTSKVYVGRNNGVTIIDGNTNAATGVATAGVFCSAVAVNPVTNKIYAVSVNGTSGGLLTVINGLDNSTTTPVRVGVNPFAVVANPVTNTIYVANAADSTVTVVDGNTNSVITTVPVGGSPVSLDLNPLTNKIYVAAQSGSLRVIDGVTNTPLTVATGNAQAVIVNPVTNKIYLTNGAVVDGATNSISSVNTGALPFALAANPVTQKTYVINGSGNVTAITEQQVQPIPLITTILPLANNTFTNPGTPVFNFTTASSYFPTAPLVQNLYYQLDTWQGPWLRATSTGPNAFSGAGPALQSGIHILYAYAADGQFADSIQTGLESSPIPGAIAAYLFLVVPTSSSTTLASNDNPAHYGDAVTLTATVNVGGSVATGIVELFDGSTLLGSAPLSGSPAQVTFTTSALSSGTHPMTARYDGAANYSASTSPILSQVVNPGVSSTVVSLTTGTNPSSFGQPLTFTAAVTVGLGIPTGMVIFYDGVTPLGTAALNGSGNALLITSGLQIGTHSITAFYAGDINVTGSTSSPITQTVTQATSGIALALTTGATPSGFGQTLTFTATVSPQFAGLPTGMVTFYDGSTVLGTGALNGSTHATLTTISLQLGTHSITAVYAGDTNFSGSTSSLIMQTVTQATSSVVVTLTMGANPSLFGQALTFTATVSPQFGGTPTGQVIFKDGSVVLGTHALSGSAQAVITTVGFGIGVHSITAIYAGDQNFMGSDSSGSPLSHTVNTNAGTALTSLVFTTAPTISPNTPLFRKTVTLTATATPSAATGTVSFVDGTTLLGTATMSGGVASITTSQLGPGKHSIAVSYSGDSTYRTTSFMVTLYRSPRPR; via the coding sequence ATGCATATGGACCACCGGCTGTTCTTGCTCCGCGCCACGGCAGTGTTTTCGCTCGCAGCAATCACGTTCGCACCCCTAACGCAGGCACAGAAAGTGACCACGACCGTAACTGCGGGGACCAATCCGTTTGCCATCGCCGTGAACCCGGTTACTAACAAGACCTACGTGGTGAATAAAATGAGTAACAACCTGACGGTCATTGACGGAGCCACCAACACGACCGCCACGGTAAATACAGGGACCACTCCCGTTGCCATTGCCGTGAACCCGGCGACCAACAAGATCTACGTCGCCAACTCCGGCGGCAATACCGTCAACGTGTTTGAGGGAGTCACGAACGCCCGCGCCACAGTCTCTGATCCGAATGCCACCAGTCCGGCCGCGATTGCGGTAAACCCGGTGACCAACAAGATCTATGTTGCCAACGCCGTCAGCAACAACGTCACTGTGATCAATGGCGTCGACAACACTTTCACAACGGTGACCGACCCCAACGCCAGCGGTCCGTCTGCGATTGCCGTGAACCCGGTGACCAACAAGATCTACGTGGCCAACCGCAACAGCGGCAACGTGACCTTGATTGACGGGACCAGCAACTCCACTACCACGATCGGTGTAGGATCCACGCCCGATGCCGTGGCCGTGAACCCGGTGAGCAACAAGGTCTACGTAGCCAATGAGAACAGCACCAACGTAACCGTGCTGGATGGGGCTGCGAACACGGTCATCACCACAGTCGGCGCGGGAAGTTTGCCCTATGCTCTAGCGGTGAACCCGGTCAGCAACCGGATCTACGTGGCTAACTTCGGCGGTACAACCGTGACTGTGATTGATGGGGCTGCCAACACCGTCATCACCACGGTCGGCGTGGGATCCTCTCCCTCCGCTGTGGCCGTGGACGCGGTGAGCAACCGGATCTACGTCGCCAATTTTGGCGGCAGCACCGTGACCGTAATCAACGGCGCCGACAACACCACCACTCCCGTGACCGTGGGTACGAATCCACTGGCCATCGCCGTGAATCCAGTGACCAACAGGATTTATGCGGCCAATAACGGCAGTGCCAACGTGAGCGTGATTGATGGAGCTACGAACAACCCAGCCACGGTAGCAGCGGGCGTTCAAAATTCCAGCCTGCTGCCCAACAACAACGTGGCTGTGAACCCGGCCACCAATAAGGTCTATATCGCTAACTTCGGCGATGGCGTTCATGCCAGCACGGTAACCGTGATCAACGGCGCCGATAACACCACCACCAGCGTGAATGTGGGCGTGGGGCCGCAAGCCGTCGCCGTAAACCCGCTCACCAATAAGATCTATGTGGCCAACAGCGGGAGCAATAACGTCACCGTGATTGACGCCGGGAACAGCAACGCCATCGCTACCGTCGGCACGGGCGGTTTTCCTGATGCCATCGCAGTGAATCCGGTGACCAGCAAAGTCTACGTCGGCCGGAATAACGGCGTAACGATAATTGATGGCAACACGAACGCTGCAACCGGGGTTGCCACCGCTGGTGTCTTTTGTTCTGCTGTGGCCGTCAATCCGGTAACCAACAAAATCTATGCGGTCAGCGTAAACGGGACTTCGGGTGGCCTCCTGACCGTGATCAACGGTCTCGATAACTCCACCACCACTCCAGTGAGGGTAGGAGTCAATCCTTTTGCGGTAGTCGCGAACCCTGTGACCAACACGATTTATGTCGCCAATGCGGCCGACTCCACCGTAACCGTGGTCGATGGCAATACCAACAGCGTTATCACCACTGTGCCCGTCGGCGGGAGTCCGGTTTCTCTCGACCTGAATCCGCTGACCAACAAGATCTATGTGGCCGCGCAAAGCGGCAGTTTAAGGGTGATTGATGGGGTCACGAACACTCCCCTCACGGTTGCGACGGGTAACGCTCAGGCTGTCATCGTCAATCCCGTAACCAACAAGATCTATCTTACGAACGGCGCTGTGGTTGACGGAGCTACCAACAGCATCAGCAGCGTTAACACGGGCGCCCTGCCTTTTGCTCTGGCTGCGAATCCGGTCACCCAGAAGACTTACGTGATCAACGGCAGCGGCAACGTGACTGCCATAACCGAGCAGCAGGTACAACCTATTCCCTTGATCACCACAATCCTGCCGCTCGCGAACAACACCTTCACTAATCCCGGGACGCCTGTGTTCAACTTCACGACTGCCAGTTCGTATTTTCCCACCGCCCCGCTGGTGCAGAACCTCTACTACCAGTTGGACACATGGCAAGGGCCGTGGCTCCGGGCCACGAGCACGGGCCCAAATGCATTCAGCGGCGCGGGGCCGGCGCTTCAATCCGGTATCCACATCCTCTACGCATACGCCGCCGACGGCCAGTTTGCCGATTCCATCCAGACGGGCCTGGAAAGCAGCCCCATACCCGGCGCCATCGCGGCTTACCTGTTTTTAGTCGTGCCCACCAGCTCCAGTACGACGCTGGCTTCGAACGACAATCCAGCGCACTACGGTGATGCGGTGACTCTGACCGCCACCGTCAACGTCGGCGGGAGCGTAGCCACCGGGATCGTCGAATTGTTTGATGGAAGCACATTGCTGGGCTCCGCTCCTTTGAGCGGCTCGCCGGCACAGGTGACCTTTACCACCTCAGCGCTTTCCTCTGGCACGCACCCGATGACCGCGCGCTATGACGGCGCTGCAAACTACAGCGCCAGCACCTCTCCCATTCTCAGCCAAGTGGTGAATCCGGGAGTGAGCAGCACTGTGGTTTCCCTAACGACGGGTACGAATCCCTCGAGCTTTGGCCAGCCTTTGACCTTTACCGCTGCAGTGACCGTTGGCCTCGGTATACCGACCGGGATGGTAATCTTCTATGACGGCGTCACACCGCTGGGCACCGCAGCCCTGAACGGTTCCGGGAACGCTTTGTTAATAACCAGCGGCCTACAAATCGGTACGCACTCCATCACCGCCTTCTATGCTGGGGACATAAACGTCACCGGCAGCACCTCAAGCCCGATCACGCAGACGGTAACCCAGGCCACCAGCGGCATTGCGCTTGCTTTGACTACAGGCGCAACTCCTTCTGGGTTCGGCCAGACGCTCACCTTTACGGCTACCGTAAGCCCGCAATTCGCCGGCTTGCCCACCGGCATGGTGACCTTTTATGACGGCAGCACAGTATTGGGCACGGGAGCCTTGAACGGCTCAACACACGCCACGTTGACAACGATCTCACTGCAACTGGGCACACACTCCATCACCGCCGTCTATGCTGGCGACACAAATTTCAGCGGCAGTACCTCGAGCCTGATCATGCAGACTGTCACTCAAGCCACCAGCAGCGTCGTGGTTACTCTGACCATGGGGGCGAATCCTTCACTTTTCGGACAGGCGCTGACCTTCACGGCTACCGTGAGCCCGCAATTCGGCGGCACGCCCACTGGACAAGTCATCTTTAAAGATGGAAGCGTGGTCTTGGGGACTCATGCTCTGAGTGGCAGCGCCCAGGCTGTAATTACAACTGTGGGTTTTGGTATTGGCGTGCATTCCATCACCGCGATTTACGCAGGAGACCAGAATTTCATGGGCAGCGACTCTTCCGGTTCACCTCTGAGCCATACCGTGAATACGAACGCAGGGACAGCCCTCACAAGCCTGGTGTTTACCACGGCGCCCACAATCTCTCCGAATACGCCACTGTTCCGCAAGACTGTGACTCTCACCGCCACCGCCACTCCTAGTGCGGCGACGGGGACGGTAAGTTTTGTTGACGGAACCACACTGCTCGGGACCGCGACAATGAGTGGAGGCGTGGCCTCGATTACAACCAGCCAGCTCGGTCCGGGTAAGCACTCCATTGCGGTCTCTTATTCAGGAGACTCGACCTACAGGACTACATCCTTCATGGTAACGCTCTATCGTTCGCCCCGACCGAGGTGA
- a CDS encoding beta-ketoacyl-[acyl-carrier-protein] synthase family protein, whose translation MSCRVVITGFGSLSPNGLGNTEFCRALLAGKSGVGRITRFDPDGLPVNIAGELKNFDELAWMDAHERKHVSRAVPMAIAAATEALKNAGFDSAIIANLSMEQRRKIGVLLGSGGGSQDFTEEQYRLFYSGKVKQVSLFTIPSGTMGTMSSEVSMRFGFRGPSQVVTSGCTSSTDALGYAYRQLQAGVLPMMLCGGVDSPLAYGIMKAFTLMRILTAAWNHAPERGSRPFSADRDGFVLAEGAWMFMLEEYEHARARGAKIYAEIAGYGSTCEAFHRVRLAECGEEPARAISTALEEARIAPHNVDYVNLHGTSTELNDRIETRALKLALGGQAYKAPMSSLKSQIGHPQGACGAGGVAATLIAMEHGQLPPTINLDKPDPECDLDYVPQPGRKMKVEHAVCNCIAFGSKNSALVLRKIS comes from the coding sequence ATGTCTTGTCGCGTAGTGATAACCGGCTTTGGCAGTCTGAGTCCTAACGGTCTGGGGAACACCGAGTTCTGCCGCGCGCTGCTGGCCGGCAAAAGCGGCGTGGGCCGCATAACCCGCTTCGATCCTGATGGCTTGCCCGTCAACATTGCCGGCGAACTCAAGAACTTCGACGAACTCGCCTGGATGGATGCGCACGAACGCAAGCACGTCTCGCGCGCCGTGCCCATGGCCATTGCCGCCGCGACCGAAGCCCTGAAAAATGCCGGCTTCGACTCGGCCATCATCGCCAACCTGAGCATGGAGCAGAGGCGCAAGATCGGCGTGCTGCTCGGCTCCGGCGGCGGCTCCCAGGACTTCACCGAAGAGCAATACCGTTTGTTTTATTCCGGCAAGGTCAAGCAGGTCAGCCTCTTCACCATTCCCAGCGGCACCATGGGAACCATGTCGAGCGAGGTCAGCATGCGCTTTGGCTTCCGTGGCCCCAGCCAGGTCGTGACCAGCGGATGCACCTCTTCCACCGACGCCCTGGGCTACGCCTATCGCCAGCTCCAGGCAGGGGTTCTGCCCATGATGCTCTGCGGCGGCGTGGATTCTCCTCTCGCCTACGGCATCATGAAGGCGTTCACTCTTATGCGCATTCTGACGGCCGCGTGGAACCATGCTCCCGAGCGCGGCTCGCGTCCTTTTTCCGCCGATCGCGATGGCTTTGTGCTGGCCGAGGGTGCCTGGATGTTTATGCTGGAAGAATACGAGCACGCCCGCGCCCGTGGCGCCAAAATTTACGCGGAGATCGCCGGCTACGGTTCAACCTGCGAGGCCTTCCATCGCGTGCGTCTGGCCGAGTGCGGCGAGGAGCCGGCGCGCGCTATATCCACTGCGCTGGAAGAAGCCCGCATTGCGCCGCATAATGTTGACTACGTAAATCTGCACGGGACGTCTACTGAGCTGAATGATCGCATCGAGACGCGCGCGCTCAAACTCGCCTTAGGTGGTCAGGCGTATAAGGCGCCGATGTCGTCGTTGAAGTCCCAAATTGGGCATCCCCAGGGCGCATGCGGAGCCGGCGGCGTTGCCGCCACATTGATTGCCATGGAACACGGCCAACTTCCGCCTACGATCAACCTCGACAAGCCCGATCCCGAATGCGACCTGGATTATGTTCCCCAACCCGGACGCAAAATGAAAGTCGAGCACGCCGTGTGCAACTGCATTGCCTTCGGATCGAAGAATTCGGCGCTGGTGCTGAGAAAAATTTCTTAG
- a CDS encoding sugar ABC transporter substrate-binding protein, whose translation MKQLRFLLSLVSSESEYQRDQALQAERVAKRLGIALQVVYAERDAITQSQQLLSVIQSKTAHKPDAIIFEPVSETGMPTVARSAVEVGIGWGILNLQPAYLAELRTSDSSMAFGIGADHSEIGRIQGRQLAKVLPQGGEVLLIQGPSDNVAAQQRTQGLQETKPGNIKLKQLKSKWTEQGAYQSVAAFLSLSTSHDSNIQCVVAHNDPMALGAKRAFAERTAGDERTRWLQLPFLGCDGLPESGRAWVPIRELTATVVVPPNAPLAIETFVDALTTGKRPREYSLTVSKSFPDISLLKQAG comes from the coding sequence ATGAAGCAGCTTAGGTTCCTGCTTAGCCTGGTGAGCAGCGAGAGCGAATACCAGCGCGACCAGGCGCTGCAGGCAGAAAGAGTCGCCAAGCGCCTGGGGATTGCGCTGCAGGTCGTTTATGCCGAACGCGATGCGATCACCCAGAGTCAGCAATTGCTCAGCGTGATTCAGTCAAAAACTGCCCACAAGCCCGATGCAATCATCTTTGAGCCGGTGAGCGAAACCGGCATGCCAACCGTGGCGCGATCCGCCGTCGAAGTAGGAATCGGTTGGGGCATTCTTAACCTTCAGCCGGCATACCTGGCCGAGCTGCGAACATCCGACTCCTCCATGGCTTTTGGTATTGGAGCTGACCATTCTGAGATTGGCCGGATTCAGGGCAGGCAATTGGCCAAGGTGCTTCCACAAGGTGGTGAAGTGCTCCTGATTCAGGGTCCTTCGGATAACGTTGCGGCACAGCAGCGTACGCAAGGCCTGCAGGAAACGAAGCCCGGCAACATTAAACTAAAGCAACTCAAAAGCAAATGGACTGAACAAGGCGCGTACCAATCCGTAGCTGCGTTCCTTAGCCTCTCCACCTCTCACGACAGCAATATCCAGTGCGTCGTCGCACACAATGATCCAATGGCGCTGGGCGCGAAGCGGGCCTTTGCAGAACGGACCGCGGGCGATGAGCGGACCCGTTGGCTCCAGCTCCCATTCCTGGGTTGCGACGGATTGCCTGAAAGCGGGCGCGCCTGGGTCCCAATCAGAGAGCTCACGGCGACTGTGGTCGTTCCCCCCAACGCCCCGCTTGCGATCGAAACCTTCGTGGATGCGCTCACGACTGGTAAACGGCCGAGAGAATATTCTCTGACCGTATCAAAGTCTTTTCCTGATATCTCGCTATTGAAGCAAGCCGGGTGA
- a CDS encoding RNA-binding S4 domain-containing protein, with the protein MTSVRMDKWLWAARFFKTRALAARACELGRIQSNGQPAKPARDVRIGDQLRVTNDGGDFQVEVLLLSEVRGPASVAQTLYRETEASRELRLKVAAERKAMKQFEELPAGRPSKRDRRRIIQFRGRGG; encoded by the coding sequence ATGACCTCCGTGCGAATGGACAAGTGGCTTTGGGCGGCCAGGTTCTTCAAGACGCGGGCCTTGGCCGCACGCGCCTGTGAACTCGGCAGGATTCAATCCAACGGGCAGCCGGCCAAGCCTGCGCGCGACGTCCGGATCGGGGACCAGTTGCGGGTGACCAACGATGGCGGCGACTTTCAGGTGGAGGTCTTGCTTCTCAGCGAGGTGCGCGGCCCAGCCTCGGTTGCGCAAACGCTCTACCGTGAGACCGAAGCGAGCCGGGAGTTGCGCCTGAAGGTGGCAGCTGAGCGTAAGGCGATGAAGCAGTTTGAAGAGTTACCCGCAGGCCGGCCATCGAAACGCGACCGCCGGAGAATCATCCAGTTCCGGGGCAGAGGCGGATAA
- a CDS encoding serine/threonine-protein kinase — MRKEIEALLNSANKSTKDFFEPLGEAKRETVADPQASSGRRGLTPRNVMGLTVGDHVGDYEVIGALGAGGIGEVYKVRHNISHRVEALKVLRAGSPESSERFAREIRVLASLSHPNIAGLHTAFRQGEHLLMVMEFVEGETLDARLRRSGLNLSQSIDYISQVLVALTYAHAQGVIHRDIKPSNIMLTANNRVKLLDFGLALDSFHPGLTAPGWVMGSLHYMSPEQVMAKKVDARSDLYSLGATLYESLTGKVPIDGESQYTIMTGHLQQQPTAPSVVNTNIPAKLSDIVLKALAKNPDDRFQSAEDFLSALRNTGLNTTQLQQFVAVKGAHSSPAMPVVASGVAASGVATPPSSKRVAPAPPVSRSTPTASTAFSPETLVRITRKLAAYIGPIAKIVVQRAASRHSNLQDLYKTLAEEIESPKDRKEFLASQHTRHD; from the coding sequence ATGCGGAAAGAGATAGAAGCCCTCCTGAACTCCGCCAACAAATCAACCAAAGATTTCTTTGAACCACTTGGCGAAGCAAAGCGAGAAACCGTTGCCGACCCGCAAGCTTCTTCAGGACGCCGGGGACTCACTCCCAGAAACGTAATGGGCCTGACGGTTGGAGATCACGTAGGAGACTACGAAGTCATCGGCGCTTTGGGGGCGGGCGGCATCGGAGAGGTTTACAAAGTCAGGCATAACATCTCTCACCGCGTTGAAGCTTTGAAGGTGCTTCGTGCCGGCAGTCCTGAGTCATCCGAACGGTTCGCACGCGAGATCAGGGTGCTGGCCAGTCTGAGCCACCCCAATATCGCCGGGCTGCACACCGCGTTTCGCCAGGGAGAGCATCTGCTGATGGTCATGGAGTTCGTGGAAGGCGAGACGCTCGATGCCAGGCTTCGCCGGTCGGGGCTCAACCTCAGCCAAAGTATTGATTACATCTCCCAGGTTCTTGTTGCGCTTACCTATGCGCACGCGCAAGGCGTCATTCATCGCGATATCAAGCCTTCCAACATCATGCTTACCGCCAACAACCGGGTCAAGCTGCTTGATTTCGGACTCGCCCTCGACTCCTTCCATCCCGGACTCACCGCGCCGGGTTGGGTCATGGGATCGCTGCACTATATGTCCCCTGAGCAAGTGATGGCCAAGAAAGTAGACGCAAGGTCAGATTTATATTCACTCGGGGCAACCCTCTACGAGTCGCTCACCGGCAAGGTGCCGATTGACGGCGAATCCCAATATACGATCATGACCGGCCATCTTCAGCAACAACCCACCGCGCCTTCGGTCGTGAATACAAACATTCCCGCAAAGCTTTCCGATATCGTTCTGAAAGCGCTGGCCAAGAATCCGGACGACCGCTTTCAATCCGCAGAAGATTTCCTTTCGGCGCTCAGGAACACCGGCCTCAATACAACTCAACTTCAGCAATTCGTCGCGGTCAAAGGCGCACACAGCTCGCCGGCCATGCCAGTGGTGGCATCGGGAGTGGCGGCATCGGGAGTGGCCACTCCACCATCGTCAAAACGGGTTGCCCCAGCGCCACCGGTCAGCCGATCAACGCCGACGGCCTCCACTGCCTTCAGTCCTGAGACACTTGTTCGCATTACCCGCAAGCTCGCCGCTTATATCGGCCCGATTGCCAAGATTGTGGTGCAACGCGCCGCCAGCCGGCATAGCAACTTGCAAGATCTTTATAAGACCCTGGCCGAGGAGATCGAATCGCCCAAAGATCGGAAAGAGTTTCTCGCCTCACAGCATACCCGTCACGACTAG
- a CDS encoding EamA family transporter, whose protein sequence is MESNTHRPRWKTLLAFAIIYFVWGSTFLAIRVGVREVPPLILAAMRFLVAGLVLYGWMIARGERSPNARQWMAASLISILIFVLDYGLLFWAEQRVPSGIAAVMLATIPVFMALSEIIFLRTQRLTFRLALALLIGIGGVAVLVSRSLNLGGTPVDSVGAVALIVASMSWSVSSVFARKLPLPDSKVMSSGAQMLAGGVFLTLTAAALGEFRNFHPSVVSRGAWLALLYLIVAGSIIGFTAYVWLIHHESPTKVGTYAYVNPVVAVLVGYFLGGEALGLRTILGTVFVLISVLVITTTPAKKPLATVPVEDTAEAVES, encoded by the coding sequence ATGGAAAGCAATACACATCGCCCGAGATGGAAGACCTTGCTGGCTTTCGCGATTATCTATTTTGTGTGGGGATCCACATTTCTCGCAATTCGTGTTGGCGTCCGCGAAGTTCCACCGCTTATTCTGGCGGCGATGCGTTTCCTGGTTGCCGGACTCGTTCTTTACGGCTGGATGATCGCGCGCGGCGAACGCTCACCGAACGCGCGCCAATGGATGGCAGCATCGTTAATCTCGATCCTGATCTTCGTCCTCGACTACGGACTGTTGTTCTGGGCCGAGCAGCGCGTGCCTTCGGGCATTGCCGCGGTCATGTTGGCCACGATCCCGGTGTTTATGGCGCTGTCAGAGATCATTTTCCTGCGCACCCAGAGGCTCACCTTCCGCCTGGCCCTGGCGCTCTTGATCGGGATTGGCGGAGTGGCAGTGCTGGTGAGCCGCTCGTTGAATCTTGGCGGGACGCCGGTTGACAGCGTGGGCGCCGTGGCGCTGATCGTGGCATCCATGAGCTGGTCGGTATCGTCGGTGTTTGCGCGCAAGCTGCCGCTGCCGGATTCCAAAGTCATGAGCTCGGGAGCGCAGATGCTCGCCGGTGGAGTATTTCTCACTCTCACAGCAGCCGCGCTCGGTGAATTTCGTAACTTCCATCCGTCGGTCGTCTCACGCGGAGCGTGGCTTGCGTTGCTCTACCTGATTGTCGCTGGCTCCATCATCGGCTTCACCGCCTACGTGTGGCTGATTCATCATGAATCGCCGACCAAAGTCGGGACCTACGCATATGTGAATCCGGTTGTGGCCGTGCTGGTTGGTTATTTCCTGGGCGGCGAAGCGCTTGGCCTGAGAACCATTCTGGGAACGGTGTTTGTGCTGATCAGCGTGCTGGTAATCACCACGACGCCAGCGAAGAAGCCGTTAGCGACAGTGCCTGTGGAAGACACGGCTGAAGCCGTGGAGTCCTAG
- the hemW gene encoding radical SAM family heme chaperone HemW, with protein MSLGIYVSVPFCKTKCSYCNFASDVFSRARMQGYVNRLVQDIAVSQRMVEVNGGRWEPNVDTIYLGGGTPSILDPAQMEQIFRALREHFEVAAAAEITVECAPATLSPEMLETLVGCRVNRVSLGVQSFIDSEARAVGRLHTRDQVLNDIARLRAAGISNLNVDLIAGLPHQTAASWDESLTTVIESDVPHVSVYLLEVDEDSRLGNELLAGGARYHAHFVPDEDLMVEFYTRACERLAEVDILQYEISNFSRRGRESSHNLKYWERHPYLGFGVDAHSMLPSSDAKLDAVRLAAPDSLPTYISACDQATQVTRVSKNEISFSQAWEETFFLGLRLNKGVSLRQVSDRFGNVKADSARELMRELVELQLIEIKGDRACLTPGGRLVSNEVFERFVSDSVAQ; from the coding sequence ATGTCTCTTGGTATCTACGTTTCGGTCCCGTTTTGTAAGACGAAGTGCAGTTACTGCAACTTTGCCTCCGACGTGTTTTCGCGCGCGCGCATGCAGGGCTACGTAAATCGCCTGGTGCAGGACATCGCTGTATCGCAGCGCATGGTCGAGGTGAACGGCGGCAGATGGGAACCCAATGTGGACACGATCTATCTGGGTGGAGGTACACCCAGCATTTTGGATCCGGCGCAGATGGAGCAGATATTCCGCGCGCTGCGCGAGCATTTTGAAGTTGCCGCCGCCGCCGAGATTACGGTTGAGTGTGCGCCCGCCACGCTTTCCCCGGAAATGCTCGAAACCCTGGTTGGTTGCCGGGTCAATCGTGTGAGTCTTGGCGTGCAGTCTTTTATTGACAGCGAAGCGCGGGCGGTCGGCCGCCTCCACACGCGCGATCAAGTGCTCAACGATATTGCACGCTTGCGTGCTGCCGGCATTTCGAACCTGAATGTTGATTTGATTGCCGGATTGCCACATCAGACGGCTGCAAGTTGGGATGAGTCATTGACCACTGTTATCGAGAGTGATGTTCCGCACGTGAGCGTCTATTTGCTCGAGGTGGATGAAGACTCGCGTCTGGGCAATGAACTGCTTGCCGGCGGGGCACGCTATCACGCCCACTTTGTGCCTGATGAAGATCTCATGGTCGAGTTTTATACGCGTGCTTGTGAGCGCCTGGCTGAAGTGGATATTCTGCAATACGAAATTTCCAACTTCTCGCGTCGCGGCAGGGAATCGAGTCATAACCTTAAATACTGGGAGCGGCATCCTTATCTCGGCTTCGGCGTGGACGCCCATTCCATGCTTCCCAGCTCCGACGCCAAGCTTGATGCCGTGCGGCTGGCTGCTCCTGATTCCTTGCCGACTTACATTTCTGCCTGCGATCAAGCAACTCAGGTCACTCGTGTAAGCAAAAATGAAATCTCGTTCAGTCAGGCTTGGGAGGAGACCTTTTTTCTGGGGTTGCGTCTAAACAAAGGAGTTAGCTTGCGTCAGGTTTCCGACCGTTTTGGCAATGTAAAAGCAGATTCTGCTCGTGAGTTGATGCGCGAGCTGGTTGAGTTGCAACTGATCGAGATAAAAGGAGACAGAGCCTGTCTTACTCCCGGTGGCCGGTTGGTCTCCAATGAAGTCTTTGAAAGATTTGTATCGGATTCGGTCGCGCAGTAG
- a CDS encoding DUF3365 domain-containing protein, with product MKLLFKFNLIFIALFGAGLLLISHLAYQFLANNARNEIVQQAALMMESARATRDYTSRELKPLLLKDPDTETTFLPQTVPAYSATVTFERLRKTYPEYGYKEAALNPTNLRDRAADWEADVINVFRNHPEQKEIIAERDTPTGRFLYLAHPISADPPCLSCHSVPEAAPDPMIAAYGRNNGFGWKPNEVIAAQIVSVPMSLPVKNADQAFRNLVIYFAAIFFLSVVVIDAALYVIVIRPLRKLSKAANLISQGNLEVPELAVKGKDEIAATAASFNRLYLSLKKAAKMLNG from the coding sequence TTGAAATTACTGTTCAAGTTCAACCTGATTTTTATTGCATTGTTCGGAGCAGGTCTGTTGCTGATTTCGCATCTGGCATACCAGTTCCTTGCGAACAATGCGCGCAACGAGATTGTGCAACAGGCGGCGCTCATGATGGAAAGCGCGCGGGCCACGCGCGACTACACGTCAAGGGAGCTGAAGCCGCTGCTGCTGAAAGATCCTGATACTGAGACGACCTTTCTGCCGCAGACCGTCCCAGCCTACAGCGCTACGGTCACCTTTGAGCGGCTGCGCAAGACTTATCCGGAGTACGGATACAAGGAGGCAGCGCTCAATCCAACCAATCTGCGCGACCGGGCGGCGGACTGGGAAGCAGACGTCATCAACGTCTTCAGAAATCATCCCGAACAAAAAGAGATTATTGCCGAGCGCGACACGCCTACAGGAAGGTTCTTGTACCTGGCGCATCCCATCAGCGCCGACCCGCCGTGCCTCTCGTGTCACAGTGTCCCGGAGGCGGCCCCTGACCCGATGATCGCCGCCTATGGCCGCAATAACGGCTTTGGCTGGAAGCCCAATGAAGTGATCGCCGCGCAAATCGTTTCAGTTCCGATGTCCCTCCCGGTCAAAAATGCCGACCAGGCATTCCGCAATCTCGTGATCTATTTCGCCGCGATCTTTTTTCTTTCGGTGGTTGTGATTGACGCAGCGTTGTATGTCATCGTCATCCGGCCGCTGCGCAAGCTGTCGAAGGCGGCCAATCTTATCAGCCAGGGAAATCTTGAGGTGCCTGAGCTGGCGGTAAAAGGCAAAGACGAGATTGCAGCGACCGCGGCTTCTTTTAACCGGCTGTACTTAAGCCTGAAAAAAGCCGCCAAAATGCTGAACGGATGA